A window of Natrinema versiforme contains these coding sequences:
- a CDS encoding tyrosine-type recombinase/integrase, translating to MAPARQKSLSEREFELLLEGAGRIENPTQRLESRAAILIGGRLGLRPGETTHLSSSWVDQERQMIRIPEHHTCTKGQDGNLCGYCRQAIEQRVRHNPDSEFGDFADLYWLPKTEAAARQIPFQFSYRVRVAIDLLITEHGGWPYSFSTLQRRLNAALDLAPQLSRNATSLHGLRATAASYHASRGLDLAALRAMFGWEDIDTARQYLNVDGAMTRRALNDIH from the coding sequence ATGGCTCCGGCACGACAAAAGTCACTCAGTGAGCGAGAGTTTGAATTGCTGTTGGAAGGAGCAGGACGAATTGAGAACCCCACTCAGCGACTCGAATCGAGGGCAGCAATTCTAATCGGAGGACGTCTCGGGCTGAGGCCAGGTGAGACAACCCATCTGAGTTCATCATGGGTTGATCAAGAGCGACAGATGATTCGCATCCCCGAACACCACACATGTACTAAAGGCCAAGATGGGAACCTTTGCGGCTATTGCCGTCAGGCAATCGAACAACGCGTACGACATAACCCCGATAGTGAATTTGGAGACTTTGCCGATTTGTATTGGCTTCCGAAAACAGAAGCAGCGGCTCGACAGATACCATTCCAATTTTCCTACCGGGTCCGGGTAGCAATCGATCTCCTAATCACGGAGCACGGCGGTTGGCCATACTCTTTCTCAACCTTACAACGGAGATTGAATGCTGCTCTTGATTTGGCTCCACAGCTTTCCAGAAACGCAACGTCTCTACATGGCCTTCGAGCGACGGCCGCCTCCTACCACGCTAGCAGAGGATTGGACTTAGCAGCACTCCGAGCAATGTTCGGTTGGGAAGACATCGATACAGCTCGCCAATACCTCAACGTAGATGGGGCGATGACTCGTCGTGCGTTGAACGATATCCATTAA
- a CDS encoding Eco57I restriction-modification methylase domain-containing protein yields the protein MDIDQGAVEICKLRLWLSMVADLEDEPQEVEPLPNIDFNIRQGNSLVGFTNLVEVTDDGDASLTNWGGGVGTGVQELYEDVINAIKRHQKATSTAEAQNARQLAESLVDSHSQELNEKVLDQFHAAGLEDVDIEELKEFSPFHWVLEFAPVYEDGGFDVVIGNPPWDRIKPLRDDYFSKHDEAFRTRLPDDKDQVQEELLADDDIAEGWQEYQNEMELRAEYFKNTPAYDLQRPVIDGRVNPSTNDLSSLFFERVFQLAGDSSRVAQILPGAVFNGASGKDLRTHLLNNTTLEVLTIFENHGIFKQVDDRYKFGVVVFQNSGSTEYVSGKYESGNLSIFENFNEKAVRIPRKVLESYSPEAGIFPYIESEQKLSVLESIIDNPPIAPKDAPTGYMEPYQGLRRTSDADRFVDKSEADYPVYGGKNIYQYSYTPDFITDVQEPEFWSVEEQNDPERSAKQRMREKTVRDLKAAIYEAFDGTGSQKGFVNELLEQHRGEPLTENDVLLDSTEYRIAIRRISNSTNERTLIASVLPKGIVCHNTLLTIPSYLIQPYEEGLSERPLHNFYTRMFSDEELFAKLGLLNSIPLDYLLRTKVDTGIVMYKFKESQMPDLSEDDDWFHYISERAAKLSCYGDEFDEMRDRLGGIDPATTEEARREIQAEIDAAAFHAYGLEHKEAQFVLKDFHRVSNPRVMTEDYFATVLEKYGMLGEEGPKP from the coding sequence GTGGACATTGACCAGGGGGCGGTCGAGATCTGTAAACTTCGGTTGTGGCTCTCGATGGTCGCGGATCTTGAAGACGAACCACAGGAGGTTGAGCCGCTGCCGAATATCGATTTCAACATCCGACAAGGGAATTCCCTTGTCGGGTTCACCAATTTAGTAGAAGTAACTGACGACGGGGATGCGTCCCTCACCAATTGGGGAGGCGGCGTCGGGACTGGCGTACAGGAGTTATATGAGGATGTAATCAACGCAATCAAACGCCATCAAAAGGCCACCAGTACTGCTGAGGCGCAAAATGCGCGCCAGCTTGCTGAATCGCTAGTTGATTCTCATAGCCAGGAATTGAATGAGAAAGTGTTAGATCAATTCCACGCTGCGGGGCTGGAAGATGTTGATATAGAGGAATTAAAGGAATTCAGCCCATTTCACTGGGTATTGGAATTCGCCCCCGTGTACGAAGACGGCGGATTCGATGTTGTCATCGGAAACCCTCCATGGGACCGTATCAAGCCGCTTCGTGACGACTATTTCTCCAAACACGATGAGGCATTTCGGACACGACTACCAGATGACAAAGATCAAGTCCAAGAGGAGCTCCTAGCAGATGATGATATCGCTGAAGGGTGGCAGGAATACCAGAATGAAATGGAACTCCGTGCAGAGTACTTCAAGAACACGCCCGCATACGACCTCCAGCGTCCTGTGATTGATGGCCGGGTCAATCCCAGCACGAATGACCTTTCATCTCTCTTTTTCGAGCGGGTATTCCAGCTTGCGGGTGACTCTTCTCGCGTCGCTCAAATTCTTCCTGGCGCGGTTTTCAACGGGGCATCAGGTAAAGATCTACGAACCCACCTGTTGAATAACACTACTCTCGAAGTACTGACAATCTTCGAGAACCACGGGATTTTCAAGCAGGTTGATGATCGCTACAAGTTCGGCGTAGTAGTGTTCCAGAACAGTGGTTCGACAGAATATGTCTCTGGGAAATATGAATCAGGGAATCTCTCCATCTTCGAGAACTTCAATGAAAAAGCAGTCCGGATCCCACGGAAGGTACTCGAATCGTATTCCCCAGAAGCGGGGATCTTCCCGTATATTGAATCGGAGCAAAAACTCAGTGTCCTTGAATCGATTATCGATAACCCACCTATCGCTCCAAAAGATGCACCAACCGGATACATGGAGCCGTATCAGGGACTCCGTCGCACAAGTGATGCAGATCGTTTCGTGGATAAGTCAGAAGCCGACTACCCTGTCTACGGTGGTAAGAATATTTACCAATATTCCTATACTCCGGACTTCATAACAGACGTGCAGGAACCCGAATTCTGGAGTGTCGAAGAACAAAACGACCCAGAGCGAAGTGCCAAACAACGCATGCGGGAGAAAACTGTTCGTGATCTTAAGGCGGCCATTTATGAAGCGTTTGATGGTACGGGCTCCCAGAAAGGGTTCGTCAATGAGCTACTGGAGCAACACCGTGGGGAACCACTCACCGAGAATGACGTACTTCTAGATTCCACTGAGTACCGAATCGCTATTCGACGAATTTCGAATTCCACTAATGAGCGTACACTCATCGCCTCGGTACTGCCGAAAGGAATCGTCTGTCACAACACGTTGCTGACTATCCCTAGTTACCTGATCCAGCCCTACGAGGAAGGACTCTCTGAAAGGCCACTTCATAACTTCTATACCCGGATGTTCTCTGACGAGGAATTGTTCGCTAAGCTCGGGCTTCTCAACTCGATACCGCTCGATTACCTGCTTAGAACTAAGGTAGACACCGGTATTGTCATGTATAAGTTCAAAGAATCACAGATGCCTGATCTTTCTGAGGACGATGACTGGTTCCACTATATTTCAGAACGGGCGGCTAAACTGAGTTGCTACGGTGATGAATTCGACGAAATGCGCGACCGTCTAGGAGGAATTGATCCCGCAACGACTGAAGAAGCAAGGCGCGAAATCCAAGCCGAGATTGACGCTGCAGCATTCCATGCTTACGGTTTAGAACATAAGGAAGCTCAGTTTGTCCTCAAAGATTTCCACAGGGTCTCAAACCCCCGAGTTATGACTGAGGACTACTTCGCCACAGTACTTGAGAAATACGGGATGCTTGGGGAAGAAGGCCCGAAGCCATAG
- a CDS encoding type IIL restriction-modification enzyme MmeI, whose product MTLQQITANDIAGWDSLQDIANSFEKRGLKPRPNLGDDSQLVLQLGDDEFVVLVNAGPGESATDFKPDNRSRHTNLVATNDFEEFTFLTRIRSWEGQQHGRIKHQKISFSKDQFTRDSGEKNTVLKKLNSIEYGSSAAIYDTLYDTQQVVKEFYEEFEDLRTDLVQEVSGVPDDRGDAKQRYVQVILDRMIFLYFIQEKRLLDRNPNYLHEQPSDVVDDGDDRYENFYRPLFFEYLAEDKQNPNFGSLPYLNGGLFAKNPVEEEFPDAKLGESAEETNQLFDDILDFLSGWNWNVDERLDIVDPKNLSPAILGHIFEQTVNQKEMGAYYTPEEITGFMSRRTIHPYLLDQLNDAVDAEYDEIDDVFGFPSVEASSAGEAVADGGTMTRQMPAENVKTKHIEALYHDILKEAHILDPAVGSGAFLLAAQDVLVDIYMQCIEYFQQLEQEGKGWELDSRTRDELEEINEGQGGASLYAKRTVILNNLYGVDIDQGAVSPLSLRLPFGSIRGLTRTG is encoded by the coding sequence ATGACTCTCCAGCAGATCACTGCGAATGATATCGCAGGCTGGGACTCTCTCCAAGATATCGCTAACTCGTTCGAGAAACGCGGGTTAAAGCCGCGTCCGAACCTTGGAGATGACAGCCAACTCGTTCTTCAGCTCGGTGACGACGAATTTGTCGTACTCGTCAACGCAGGCCCGGGTGAATCAGCTACGGACTTCAAGCCCGACAATCGTTCCCGGCATACGAACCTCGTCGCTACGAACGACTTCGAGGAGTTTACCTTCCTAACACGGATTCGCAGTTGGGAAGGCCAGCAGCACGGCCGGATCAAGCACCAGAAAATCTCGTTCAGCAAAGACCAGTTCACGCGGGACAGCGGGGAGAAGAATACCGTGCTGAAGAAGCTCAATTCGATTGAGTACGGTTCTTCTGCCGCGATTTACGACACGCTGTACGACACACAGCAGGTGGTAAAAGAGTTCTACGAAGAGTTCGAGGATCTCCGCACCGATCTCGTTCAAGAGGTGTCCGGTGTTCCGGATGACCGTGGTGACGCTAAGCAACGCTACGTGCAGGTCATCCTTGACCGGATGATCTTCCTGTACTTCATCCAGGAGAAGCGTCTGTTGGATCGCAATCCGAACTACCTGCACGAACAGCCTAGTGACGTCGTAGATGATGGTGATGACCGGTACGAGAACTTCTACCGGCCACTGTTCTTCGAATACCTCGCAGAAGACAAGCAGAACCCCAACTTCGGCAGTCTCCCCTACCTGAATGGGGGGTTGTTCGCCAAGAACCCTGTTGAGGAAGAATTCCCAGACGCGAAACTCGGTGAATCCGCTGAAGAGACGAACCAGCTCTTCGATGACATCTTGGACTTCCTATCTGGATGGAACTGGAACGTAGACGAGCGTCTTGACATCGTTGACCCGAAGAACCTCTCACCCGCCATTCTCGGCCACATCTTTGAGCAGACTGTCAACCAGAAGGAGATGGGCGCGTACTACACGCCTGAAGAGATCACCGGCTTCATGTCCCGCCGGACGATCCACCCGTATCTGCTTGACCAACTCAACGACGCTGTCGATGCCGAATACGACGAAATTGACGATGTGTTCGGTTTCCCTAGTGTAGAAGCCAGCAGTGCGGGAGAAGCGGTCGCGGATGGCGGAACGATGACACGGCAAATGCCCGCTGAGAACGTGAAGACGAAGCATATCGAAGCGCTGTACCATGATATCCTGAAAGAGGCGCACATCCTCGATCCTGCGGTCGGTAGTGGTGCGTTCTTACTTGCTGCACAGGATGTGCTCGTGGACATTTACATGCAGTGCATCGAGTACTTCCAGCAGCTCGAACAGGAAGGGAAGGGTTGGGAGTTGGACTCTCGTACCCGCGACGAACTGGAGGAGATTAATGAAGGGCAGGGTGGGGCGTCACTGTACGCGAAGCGCACGGTGATTCTGAATAATCTGTACGGGGTGGACATTGACCAGGGGGCGGTCAGCCCCCTCTCATTGCGGCTCCCGTTCGGGAGCATCCGCGGGTTGACGCGGACCGGCTAA
- a CDS encoding HalOD1 output domain-containing protein — translation MTPEIVHDILDSVTDTTCRDADELPPLHDAVDVEALDKLVNDVEKIEFEYAGHTVVVTEGDTHVSLDDRSC, via the coding sequence ATGACCCCCGAGATCGTACACGACATTCTCGACTCGGTCACCGACACGACCTGCCGCGACGCAGACGAACTCCCGCCACTGCACGACGCCGTGGACGTCGAGGCGCTCGACAAGCTCGTAAACGACGTCGAAAAGATCGAATTCGAGTACGCCGGGCACACAGTCGTTGTCACGGAGGGAGACACGCACGTCAGTCTCGACGACCGGAGTTGCTGA